Proteins co-encoded in one Melitaea cinxia chromosome 13, ilMelCinx1.1, whole genome shotgun sequence genomic window:
- the LOC123658820 gene encoding serine protease 42-like: MKVFGLALLCFAAAVQARSYGVASLSSPAQSGENPWLVHLRLATSTGAGLLRSCVGSIINQSWVITSARCVQDNRFIWIRYGALNVVHPELVTEAGVAAVRAHPSADIALIDLGRILENTDNIAPVTLANEDTALPASGKVCGWGASESGAPGEVLNCFEGSVEEQDGNIVVVSEDGQASQFDLGGPLVSEGVQYGVLSSVSEGQAVYVNVAQYSDWISQITG; encoded by the exons ATGAAGGTTTTCGGTTTGGCTTTATTGTGCTTTGCAGCTGCAGTGCag GCTCGCAGCTATGGCGTAGCAT CGCTGTCTTCTCCTGCCCAATCCGGAGAGAACCCTTGGCTCGTACACTTGCGTCTTGCCACCTCCACTGGTGCCGGCCTACTCAGATCATGCGTCGGCTCCATCATCAACCAATCCTGGGTCATCACTTCTGCTAGATGCGTTCAGGA CAATCGTTTCATCTGGATTCGTTATGGCGCTCTCAACGTTGTCCATCCCGAGCTGGTGACTGAAGCTGGTGTAGCAGCCGTCCGTGCCCATCCCAGCGCCGATATTGCCCTCATCGACCTCGGCAGGATTTTGGAAAACACTG ACAACATCGCCCCCGTTACTCTTGCTAACGAGGATACTGCGCTGCCCGCCTCTGGCAAGGTCTGCGGCTGGGGTGCCAGCGAAAGTGGTG CTCCCGGTGAAGTACTGAACTGCTTCGAAGGTTCTGTCGAAGAACAGGACGGTAACATCGTTGTCGTCAGCGAAGATGGACAAGCTAGTcag ttTGACTTGGGCGGTCCCCTCGTGAGCGAGGGCGTACAGTACGGAGTTCTCTCTTCCGTTTCTGAAGGTCAAGCTG TGTACGTGAACGTTGCTCAGTACAGCGACTGGATCTCACAGATCACTGGATAA